One genomic segment of Amycolatopsis sp. Hca4 includes these proteins:
- a CDS encoding zinc-binding dehydrogenase — protein sequence MRAARFHTWGSAPVVDDVPEPTRAEGEVLVDVEAAAVAHLDATVAGGTFNLKPPLPYAGGVEGAGIVVEADADSGLAPGDQVMLRGAGLGLLRDGTWTERLSVPAKAANKLDAPLPPEVAATFYVPATTAYVVLHDVARLAADEEVIVVGAAGAVGSMVAQQAVLAGAKVTGIVGRAEQLADVPDGVTGVCLDATEDIERLAADRPASLLVDTLGGDGLVARTRWVRPGGRAAVIGYVTGTEVRVDLPSWLLDDVALLPVNMIRQERRAREIAGDLVKKLSAGELSLAVQKYAFADAALALEDLRAGRVRGRAVLVP from the coding sequence GTGAGGGCCGCGCGGTTCCACACCTGGGGCTCGGCCCCGGTCGTGGACGACGTCCCCGAGCCGACGCGGGCCGAGGGCGAGGTGCTGGTCGACGTCGAGGCGGCCGCGGTGGCCCACCTGGACGCCACCGTCGCCGGCGGCACCTTCAACCTCAAGCCGCCCCTGCCCTACGCCGGCGGCGTGGAAGGGGCGGGGATCGTCGTCGAGGCGGACGCGGATTCCGGCCTCGCGCCGGGCGACCAGGTGATGCTGCGCGGTGCCGGGCTGGGCCTGCTGCGTGACGGGACCTGGACCGAGCGGCTGAGCGTGCCGGCCAAGGCCGCGAACAAACTGGACGCCCCGCTGCCGCCCGAGGTCGCGGCGACGTTCTACGTGCCCGCGACGACCGCGTACGTGGTCCTGCACGACGTGGCCCGGCTCGCCGCGGACGAGGAGGTGATCGTCGTCGGCGCCGCCGGCGCGGTCGGCTCCATGGTCGCCCAGCAGGCTGTGCTCGCCGGGGCGAAGGTCACCGGGATCGTCGGCCGCGCGGAGCAGCTCGCCGACGTCCCGGACGGCGTCACCGGCGTCTGCCTCGACGCCACCGAGGACATCGAGCGGCTCGCCGCGGACCGGCCCGCGTCCCTGCTGGTCGACACGCTCGGCGGCGACGGACTGGTGGCCCGGACCCGCTGGGTGCGGCCGGGCGGGCGCGCGGCGGTGATCGGGTACGTGACCGGCACCGAAGTGCGCGTCGACCTGCCGTCCTGGCTCCTCGACGACGTCGCGCTGCTGCCGGTCAACATGATCCGGCAGGAACGCCGGGCCCGCGAAATCGCCGGTGACCTGGTCAAGAAGCTGTCCGCGGGCGAGCTGTCGCTGGCCGTGCAGAAGTACGCCTTCGCCGACGCGGCGCTCGCGCTGGAGGACCTGCGGGCCGGGCGGGTCCGCGGCCGCGCGGTGCTCGTCCCGTAG